In the Streptomyces sp. 3214.6 genome, GCTCCTGACTGGGCTCCCCACGACGGTGGCAGCGGTGCCTTGTGATCACCTGGTCTTCCGTTGTCGTCCGCGCACCGGACCGGCCCCGGCACGGTCCAGCGCGACGCAAGGGGCGCCTGGCACAGTCGGCGGCCGTCAGCCGGACCGCGGGCGCAGCGTCGGCGGGCCGGGCCAGCGACGCCGAAACGAGGTGCCAGGCGATGGAATCAGGAGTGACCTCCGCCGCGGGGGAGGTCCGAGAGGCCGCGGCCGTTGTGGCTCTGACGAGTGAGGACGACGTCCGGGCGGCGGCGCGCCGACTGTCCGGGCAGGTGCTGCGCACCCCGCTGCTGCCGTGCGAGGCACTCTCCCGCGAACTGGGCTGCCGTGTGCTCCTCAAGGCGGAGAACCTTCAGCACACCGGGAGTTTCAAGGCCAGGGGCGCCCTGAACGCCTTGCTCGCCCGGCGGGAGCGAGGGCTCGCCCTCGACGGGGTCGTGACCTTCTCCGCGGGCAACCACGGCGCCGCCCTCGCCTTCGCGGGGCGACGGCTCGGCGCCGCCGTCACCGTGTTCATGCCGCCGCGGGCGGTGCCGGCCAAGGTCGAGGCGATACGGCGCCACGGGGGCCGTCCCGTGCTCACGGAGGACTTCGTGGGCGCCGCCCGCGAGTTCGCCGAGCGCGGTGAACTGCCGCTGCTCCATCCGTTCGACGATCTCGACGTGATCGCCGGACAGGGCACGGTCGGACTGGAGATCCTGGAGGACGCCGACTGGGTCGACACCCTGGTGGTGCCGATCGGCGGCGGCGGTCTCGTCAGCGGGCTCGGCGCGACCGTCGCCGCGCTGTCTCCGGCCACGCACGTCGTCGGCGTGGAGCCGGCCCTCGCCGCCACCCTCGCGCACGCCGTGCGGACCGGGGCGCCGGCAGCGCTGGAGACCCCGCCCGCCTCCCTCGCGGACGGCCTCAACGCGCCCTTCGCGGGCGTGCACACCTACGCGCACGTCCGGCGGCAGGTGCACCACCTGGTCCAGGTGGGCGAGGACGACATCCGGGCCGCGTGGGCCTTCCTGGTGCGGGAGACGAGGCTGCTGGTGGAGCCGTCGGCCGCGGTGGGACTGGCGGCCCTGCGGGCGGGGGCGGTCACCGTCCCTGCGGGCGGCACGGTGGTGCTGGTGATCTCCGGCGGCAACGCCGACCTCGGGGCGCTCGCGGCGGTCGTACCCGTCTCCTGATCAGGGCGTGCCGATGCCGTTCCCCCGGCCCCGGGGGAACGGCATCGGCACGCCCTGATCAGCCCGGCAGCGAGCCGCCGGTGGCGAAGTCCCCCCGCAGGAAGAGCAGGGGAGCGCCCCGCCGCTGCACCGCCAGGTGGCGCACCAGCCCGGTGACGAACCAGTGGTCACCCGCCGGGCTCTCCCCGGCCATCTCGCAGTCGATCCAGGCGAGCGCCCCGGTGACGACCGGTGAGCCGGACGGCGCCAGCCGGTGGGGCAGATCCCAACGGGCCGGGTCCCTGGCGACGAACGCCCGGCAG is a window encoding:
- a CDS encoding threonine ammonia-lyase gives rise to the protein MESGVTSAAGEVREAAAVVALTSEDDVRAAARRLSGQVLRTPLLPCEALSRELGCRVLLKAENLQHTGSFKARGALNALLARRERGLALDGVVTFSAGNHGAALAFAGRRLGAAVTVFMPPRAVPAKVEAIRRHGGRPVLTEDFVGAAREFAERGELPLLHPFDDLDVIAGQGTVGLEILEDADWVDTLVVPIGGGGLVSGLGATVAALSPATHVVGVEPALAATLAHAVRTGAPAALETPPASLADGLNAPFAGVHTYAHVRRQVHHLVQVGEDDIRAAWAFLVRETRLLVEPSAAVGLAALRAGAVTVPAGGTVVLVISGGNADLGALAAVVPVS